Sequence from the Primulina huaijiensis isolate GDHJ02 chromosome 16, ASM1229523v2, whole genome shotgun sequence genome:
TGTGTCATGACATGATAAACAAGTGCAGCTACGCACATGGTAAACAAAAAAATGGTAGAAAGGTACATGCACCTGCAGGACAGCCTCTCGCACACGCGTACCTATTCTCAAAAAAATCAGAGCCATGCGCGCTGTTACGCGTTACGCTCGTGCAGTCGCACGTCAACCAATGCCACAAAATACAGAAGCAGCCACGCCGCTACGCATTATACCCACGAACCAGCGCCGCTTTTCCCCAAATGTCACGTACAGAAACAACCGCGCATCAGCACCATCAAACGGCGCATATGCGCACTCCCTGTCCCCATACTTTTACAGAGACCACTCCGCACTAACACACTGAAACTGTGTAGCAGCGCACACCCTCTTCCAttaaaaatcacacaaaaaaacGTTTTCCCCCTCATTCTCACAAAAACTTTCCATCTTCCATCTTTCCTTCTCTTTTCCCCTTTAACAGCCACAATTCAAGCCCCATTTTCCCGCTAACCCTACATCTGAGCACAACCATCCAAGGAGCCCAATCATCGCTCGCTCACAAATCCGTTCAAAATATCCGTACACAACAACGCCTACCAAAACTCCAGATTTATTCGGCGCCTCCTTCCAGCAAGAACTTCGAAGGTAAACCGATTTTCTTTAATACCTCATATAAAAGATTTACAAGTTTATGCGATAGCAcatcttttatatatttatatatgagtGTTGTTGTTCTTTGAAATTGTTTACAAAGAAATATGCCTCCAAAAAAGAAATCCAAGGGGAATGCTTTATCCTCATCTCATTGGTACGATAAACACAAATTCTGGAACACGGAAGctcaaaaaatttatgaaagcACACTAACTCGACCAATCATTCAAGAAAGAGGAATAGACATGTCCAGCCCTGACTACCGTTTGGTGGAAGAGATTGTAAAACGAGGATGGGTAGAATTGGCCAAATCACCAGCAGCTGCTGTAATTCCAATCGTTCGTGAATTTTACGCAAATTTACGTGTGAAGCACGAAAATCATCAAGTTTTAGTTCGAGGCAAGCTGGTAGCATTTGATTCAACTACCATAAACATGGTTTACGATCTACCAATCCTCGAAACTGATGAATATACTGAATACCTAGCTGGAAATATAGATTATACTATGATGCTCAAGGATTTATGTGTAGATGGAGCAGAATGGAGAACAAATCAAGGAATCCCAGTCACattaaaaaaatctgaaatgctTAGTGACCCAAATAGTTGGGCTTCGTTCATTCTTGCAAGAATACTTCCTTCAACGCACCAAACGGAAATTACAAAAGACAAAGTCGCTTTGGTACATGCTATCACAACAGGGAAATCAGTGGACTTAGGCAAAATCATTCATGGTTCAATACTGCGTACGACTACAAGTCTCATCACTACTGGTCTCCCTTGCCCACATATTGTCACTGAACTATGCCAGCATGCCGGTGTAACATGGGGTCCAGACGAACAAGTTTTAAAAGCTAAAGCACCTATCATTGTATATCGTGTTAGACGGTTGTTTGGATTAGCAGAAAACATAAGGCGCCAAGAAAAAGCAGCATACAATCAGCGTGCTAAGGCCCGTCAAAACCCACGACCACCAGCACTGAGCAAAGTACCTCTAGGAGACCGGATAGCAAAAATAGAACAAAACATTAGAGCACAACGTGAAGAGCTAGCAGAGCACAAACAAGTAACAACCACATTCATGACTTATATGGTTAACTTTACATCGGTCCTTGCACAACGCTTTCCACCAAAAACTCCAACAGATACACCCTTCCCTCCACCACCACCCTGGTCACCCCAACATCTACTGGAGTCCACTTCACTACGCCAATCCATAGATGAAGATATCCATGACGCTGACAATGATGACTTAAACAACAGCTGCTGATGCACAATATATGAGGTATATGTTgtcatttctttttcttttatgcattttacataattaacatttcAGATCTATCATAATATGTTGGGTTAAAAAAATGTAGCCAAAATACTTTGGACCTACTATCAAATGTCAAACAAATCATTTCTTACATAACTGTAAagttgttattaatttttaaagacACATTCATGTGTATAAATGCTTACAAGATTACAATGCCTTATTCACTCTATCATATTCACCAATACACCTCCttgcaaaaaatattatagccTATCTATTAGTAAACCAATCACATATTTTATAACTTAGTATTAAAATTCTTACATTCAATAcctttttatttacaatttcaTTACACTTTAAATACACAATAGTTTTTCCTTATTTCTAACACTAAGATTCATTGTATTAtcactcaaaaataaaaacaatatctAGCTTTTTAAAAACACAACACATGGTGTCAATATATTCAACAATATGATGACTCACACTTATACTATAAAACAATTAGTTATGCCCTTGCACTTGTCAACAATTTAAAACATCTAAATTACCTGTGTTGAGGTGGCCACAAACATTCATACCATGTGTCATAACACATCTATGACTCATCCTTCTCTATATGATATATACAAGCTTATCAACCGTCCACTATTTTGCAGTCACTTACCATAGCATTTGAACAATTTTGTTTCAATATCTAAACATACTTTCTCTAAATCAACTCCAATGGAAAACAATCCGTACTGTAATTGTATCGACTGCACTCAATGTTACTACAACTCTCTATTTCAGAAAGAAGTCGAAGAGTTAATAAAAAGATTTTACTCAAATCCAGTATGGGCCATCATCTTACGAAGAGCACTTACCATGGAATCAAGGCTTTTTCTCCTATTAGACTATGCAGCCGACATTGAAACAGAACTAGATATCAACATCATCCGCCAAACCCAGTATGTATATTAAACAAATACTAAAACAACTATCTTATAGGTTAGAAATTGTTTAGTTTAAAAACATTTACATCGACCTactaacaattataaaatatattctaCAGAAACTACATGTAAAAAAGTTGCCTTTGTTACATTTTCTTGCTGCTTTTTTATAGTAAGTTACATTTTTACAGTTCAATGCCAGTTACTATTCTAGAATTTAGCTCACCTTATTAtgagatttgttttcttcaggtACAACCCCATAAGCAGAAACGAAGAATGAAGTGCTCCTGTAATAATAGGAACATAGTTAAGTTTTTTTTACTCTCTCAGTATGTGCTTTCTAAAAACATAGTTAAGTTTTTTTTGCTCTCTCAGCATGTGCTTTCTAAAAACATTAGATATAATATATGTAACTTATCAAGCAGATATTATATTTAGGCTTTATCGATATTTACCTGCTAATTTCGTGTTCATTTCTATTACTTCACTGCATCGAAACTGGTTTATGTTcttaatttttaaacaatattGAATTGAACCTTCATACATTACAGCATACATACACAACTTTTCCCAAATTAAAATGGATGTTTTTGAACATTTTTAGATATATATACTTTTACATCTAATATATCAGTTTACACTAAAAATTAATTCATATACATGAACTAACTCCCTATGATTTTTAGTATCTAAAATACTAACTTTTCTACTCCCTATATTTGCCATATCTTACTTTTCTTGCACAAATAAAGCAAACTTAATAATTGCTTGAAAAACCTCAAAGCATATATTGTTTCCTatattattttaccaaaaaaatacaACTTTAGCTTAATTTATATCTACATAATtgtaatgctttaaaaaaagcACTCATAGCagtaaatatatacaaataaaaacacaaatttatcgtctttaaaacataaacaaaatttatcttttatttcattaaaactTGGGTGCAAACCTCAAAAATTTGAGGTACCTACACCTAGTATTTATATATAGAGTATAGTATTacgattaattaaaataattgtttggGTAAGATGATTAATTGTCCCTTGTAAAGAGATCAAACGGATCGGATACAATTTACAAGATCCATATACGCTATTATATTTTTCTGGGCCGGCTTTTCGGTCCAACGAGCCCAGTATAGGCTTAATTTCACAAATTGATGTGGTCTCCAAATTTCTCATGGGGACCCACGAGATCAATTGTGTTTAGATGTGAGACTActcaattatatttatttttataataaaaaataatatttctgaaataaaaattaatatttttcaatgatgtgtaattttgtgttttgttgatttttagTCATGTTTCAACATAGCGTTGATGCTGAATCGGAAAATACCAACACGATATCGGAAAATTGTTGATGTGTTTGGCTCTTCATTAGCACTCCGTCGAAAGAAGACTAAAAATCAACAAAACGCAACTTTATATAACTAAAACACGATTTTAACAAGttagatgataaaaaaaatatgacaatTTAAAAAACTAAGTTCACAATTTTCCggaaatgaataataataaatgagtgggtctcatgtgagaccgtctcacggatcttaatatgtgagacgggtcaaccctacctatattcacaataaaaagtaatactcttaacataaaaagtaatactttttaatggatgacccaaataagagacacgtctcacaaatacgacccgtgagaccgtctcacagaagtttttgtaataataaaacgAAGGGATTATACTTTAGACCACATAAAAAAACATTAACTGATTTGAGTCATTATCAAAACAAGTTGGACTGCTTTATTTAAGCCTTGCAATACATGGACCTATATACGTACCAAGCATGGATACCCCAAAATTTGCAACTATTCGTCGAACACGTGCAAATGAAATGACAAGGTGtaaattaattatcaaatttcgGTTCTAAATTCAAGACCTTTATTTTTTCTACCCACTTATACTAACTAATTTCACGTCGACATTATTATGATACATGAAGAGTGTAGCTCACCCACCCCTGTGGTTGACAGCCATTAGCACAACCGGCACCAGTTATCAAATTCATGAACGCGTATCGCTCCCCCACCAAATTAATTATTTctcataaattatattaattcacaATGCCCAAACGTATCACGGCAATATTAGTCTCCATCATTCCCATTCGGCTCTCAATATTcaattctatatatttttttattcaaatagcattaatcatattatataattttttaattatctcCATAATCAGAGACACATGGCTGATGGCACCGAAATGATGCGACAAACTAGAAACGACGCCGGTTACCATAAGAGTAATGTCCAAAAAAGGCAGAAGGTATGATTGGATTTGGCCGAAACAATGTGATTATATAAAGAGAGAATTCTaaggtttttgtttttcttttttggttctaaaaaattatatgcacCATACCTTTTTATACATGAAGTAATTAATAATCACATAAAGCCATGAACAAATTTCAAGAATGGGAACGTGGGAGTGATTGGGAAGAAGTAAGACCTCCTCCAATGGTGTTTCTCTCGAATTCTTTGATTACAGGAACAAGCGATCTCAttttatcatcatatacatacgGGATCTTCTCGACCCAAGTTGTCGTGCTCTGGGCTGTGATGGGGAGGATATTCCGGCATAGTTCCTCATGCACGGTGATCGAGTTGTGGTAGTGATAGTATCTTATTTTGGCCTCCACGTTGTGTCGTGTAGCGCCGACCACGTTCGCGGACATGTGCACACCCGCGGCGAAAGCGTTCTTGGCTTGTACCGCGTACTTGCGATCACGTCTCATTCTGGTCCGGGAGTCTCTGAACACCAGCTTCTCAAAACCCCATTGCCTTATCATAACAATGACCAACACAAATAAAATATCGCAGAATTAAGAATACTGTGGCATTTAATTTAGTCCCAAATAATAGTTGAcggaaaaaataatttgatcaatTAGATGACATTTTTCGAAACTaacaacaaatttaattaaaataattacgaTGATTAGCTTTATTTAGCCACATGGTAAGAATGACAGCATAACAAATGAATATAATAAGAACCAACGGCTACCAAAGAAAAGGTAAATGCCAAAGCATTGACACGACAAAAAGGGACCATTCTCAAATGCCAGTAAATTCATACGCACCGGTAGCTCCAATTCCAGTTATCATCAATAAAAGCAGCATTTTTCGAAAAAATTATTGCCAAAATAGGTAAAATAATCATGTCCCATATCCTCATCTCAGTCCTAGCTTCACCGTGGATCGATAAATGTATATTACAAACATAATTTCTTTGTGGAAATGTTGGAGAAATTAAggaaaagatttgaaaccagTAAGTTTAAGTTTGggaattatattataaaactaaAATGAGTGGATTCCAATTTGCGCAGTTGGGCACCGTACCTGGAGTAATCTGCTTGAGTGGAGGAATCATTCAAGCAGAGGACACTGGACATGGCGTTTTGCTCGATGGTGAACTGGGTGGTGTTTGATAATTCTTGCATCACAGATTCCAATGTGTTGCCGTTGGGAAGATAAATATACTCATCGACGTCGAAATAGAATGTCCAATTGGCGGCGTATCGGTACCGGTGGAGGCAATCGTTCACCACCAAGAACTGGTTGTAATAGTACCCATCGTATTCGGCTTGTGCCCTGATATCCTGCAGTGTCACCCTCCCAGCTCGGATCCATGGCTCCAGTACCGCCCTGACCTCCGCCGACACTCCGCCGGCGTCGTGGAATACGAAGTGCGAGCTGGCCCCGAAGAGCCAAGCGTGATAAGCCATCCACTCCCTGACTCTGGGCGCGCTCAGGTTCCCGTACAAGGATGAACCGCAGTAAAGGTATTCGTACTTGTATGGCGGTTGGTACTTGGACTCGTCGTAAGCTCCCGGAGCTTCTTCCAAGGCCGTGAACTTCTCGTATCTACGGGGGGAGCTGGTGTAGTAAGCGTAGAGCATCAGCTTCCCTCCGGTGTTGTCGGCGTTGGGGTTGGACTCGAAGGTGCAGTTCACTACAACGACGGTGTACACGCGGCCGTATCCCCAGTCGGGGAGAATCTTGAAAGCCTTGGCCCTGACGGAAACGTTTCCATTGTCAGGGATCCACTCACACTTGTACCACGGCCGACCGTAGACATGGATAGGTTTCGAAGCCAGACCCACCACCGAAAATGTGCGGGATCCGCCGCGGTATGCACCCATCTGAACAAAGAGAGCCGCCGCGTTTCCATAGGCTTGAAACGTACGCTTGTTGGGATCGGCGGGGGCCCTCATCAGCTTCTTGTTCCCCAGAGGAACAGTAGCAGTGGACCTGATAGGCATCGAAGGCTGGGTAACGGAGCATCGAGCAGGCGGGGAGAGTAGATTCTCGTAGTAAGGCTGAAGGTTGAGAAGGAGCAAGACAAGTGTGAGAGCTAGGAATGTGGCGAGAAGGGGCTTGGtctcgaagcacaggaagaGTTTTCCGATGGGATAAGATGTGGCGGAAGGCGGTGTTCCGTCTTTCCTCATTGCCGACAGCAGTCTCTCAGTAATTGACACCTTTCGCCAATTCTTCTAAAGCCTTTGACCCATACCTTTTTGTTGGTTTCCTCTCTCTCGATGATTGTGGAAGAATAGGAAAAGCCAACGGTGCTTTATCTCTTTGGTTCCACACACACCGTCATTTACGTCATATATACATACAACATTCATATATNNNNNNNNNNNNNNNNNNNNNNNNNNNNNNNATAATtgaattcaaaattatttttgaaatttatcatataaaatataagttcgagtatgatttaaaatatttatttttatcatttttgcaACCTTGATTGTTGTAAAACATGTTATAGATGAAATATTTAGAAATGAACTGTAATATGAGTCTAatgtgtttgtttttatttttttttacaaaattttgattatcaattttatcaaatttgagttttgttcaacttttttggtattttgatcAATTTTCGACGTGATTTTAATGTGACGTTGACATGATTTGATGTATAAGTATCATGTCAACACTTTCGATTGaatatcattaaattttcaaaaattaaaaaatataaggttaaaattaaaattatataaaaatcgtGAAGCATATGAGACCTAAATTACGCCTCTTATTTAAAATTTCTGTATTATACCTTTTTGCTCCCCATTTTAAAAgcacacattttttttattgtactaataattatttgttttcataaccgtttttttttctttttagaaaattaattgCGAGACTGTAAATATCGTAATAGTTACTATTTTATGTGTCCAAGGCAATTACTGAAATAATTTGTAAATAATGGGTTTCTAtaaattctttcaaaaaatcaatttttttcctttccgACTCAAATGCCAACTTgtagctttttttttaaataggtAAAAGATAGAAAAGTTTGAAAAACACTGGGCATCCCCAGGAATATCCACATCCTACGAAATCATAAACATGTACATCCTAACAATCAAAACAAATgaacacaacataattaattggAAAAATCAATAACTTCTGCAGCACACGGGACGCTTCTAAACACCTGAACTTTGATCTTCAATATAACTCCCTGAATATTTGGCGCTTCATTGTCAAAAATCAGTCTGTTTCGGATGCTCCAGATGTGATACACTGTTGCTGCGAGAGCAACACAACGCATTTTATTCAGAAATGAGCTTCCACGGTAGACTCCTCGAAACGCAGTCAAGACAGCCGACGGTGAAGACATGATCTTACGCATTCCAAGCCATGAACGAACATTACTCCATATTGTTTTTGAAGTTGGACATTCGAAGAAGAGGTGATTAACAGATTCATCTTTAAGCCGGCATAGAGCACATGACTTGTCTGAAAGGTAAGGCAATCTATCTCGAGTGAGTAATTTTCTATGTGCTACAAGCCACAACACAAATTTGTGCTTCGGAAGAATGCAGCTCTTGGAGATTAGAGGTTTCCAAGGCCATCCATTCCAACTgccaacaaaaaaattataagctTTAGATAAGCCTTTCATGGAGCCAAACCAATGAGCTAGTGCTGTGACCGCCGCTTGAACAGATCCATGAGCATGTAGAATCTCATCTCGTATAGCAATAATCTGCTTAATAAGTGGTGATTGCTCTGATTTCCATTCCCAGCACCACACATTTGGTGAATGGTTGTAGACATGATTAACCCATTTTATCCACAGACAATCCTTTTTCATGTGAATATTCCAAAGAGTTTTTGCTAGAAGAGCTTTATTCCaagcttttaaatttttaagaccCAAACCTCCTGATTCAATCGGTTTGCATAATGACGCCCAAGCAATTGGAGGATGCTTGGACGTCCAGACAAAATTTCGACATAACGAGTAAATGCTATCAATTATGCGCATAGGTAGAGGCAATATCGATAACCAGAAACATTCCACACCCTGAACAACTGACCTGATAAGCTTGAGTTTCCCTACATAAGATAATGAATGACTTGGCCAagaactgatttttttttagatGGCATCCATTAGAAGGCTATACTCCGATGCTCTAAGGTATCTAGAAGCTAGTGGAATTCCCAAATAACGAAAAGGTAAAGAGCCAGGTGCAAATCCAGTAAGCTCAATAATTTCCTGCCGCACTACATCTGAAACACTCGCCAAGTACACATTagatttcaaaatattaattttcagacCAGCCATATCCCCAAACTTACTCACACATCGCATGATCATAGAAACACAATAGACATCCCCTCGAGAGAAAAACAATAACTCATTCGCATATGCTAGATGAGTGATATGTAAATGATTGTACTTTGGATGGTAACCGAAATGAGGATCCTTATGCAGTTCCTTTAACTCACGAGAAAGTACTTCAATGCACAAAGAGAACAATTATGGAGATAGAGGATCACCTTGTCGAATTCCTCGACGTCCCTCAAAATGTCCATGAAAGTGGCCATTGATCACAATAGAGTAAGAGGTTGTTGATACACATTCCATAATCCACTTGCTAAACTTTGGAGGAAAATTTAAGCAGTTAAGAACACTTTCCAAGAATGTCCAATCCACTGTGTCATATGCTTTTTGTAGGTCAACTTTCAGCATGCATCTTGGAGATCCCCTTTTCCT
This genomic interval carries:
- the LOC140961933 gene encoding galactan beta-1,4-galactosyltransferase GALS1-like, which translates into the protein MRKDGTPPSATSYPIGKLFLCFETKPLLATFLALTLVLLLLNLQPYYENLLSPPARCSVTQPSMPIRSTATVPLGNKKLMRAPADPNKRTFQAYGNAAALFVQMGAYRGGSRTFSVVGLASKPIHVYGRPWYKCEWIPDNGNVSVRAKAFKILPDWGYGRVYTVVVVNCTFESNPNADNTGGKLMLYAYYTSSPRRYEKFTALEEAPGAYDESKYQPPYKYEYLYCGSSLYGNLSAPRVREWMAYHAWLFGASSHFVFHDAGGVSAEVRAVLEPWIRAGRVTLQDIRAQAEYDGYYYNQFLVVNDCLHRYRYAANWTFYFDVDEYIYLPNGNTLESVMQELSNTTQFTIEQNAMSSVLCLNDSSTQADYSRQWGFEKLVFRDSRTRMRRDRKYAVQAKNAFAAGVHMSANVVGATRHNVEAKIRYYHYHNSITVHEELCRNILPITAQSTTTWVEKIPYVYDDKMRSLVPVIKEFERNTIGGGLTSSQSLPRSHS
- the LOC140961026 gene encoding uncharacterized protein, producing MRIIDSIYSLCRNFVWTSKHPPIAWASLCKPIESGGLGLKNLKAWNKALLAKTLWNIHMKKDCLWIKWVNHVYNHSPNVWCWEWKSEQSPLIKQIIAIRDEILHAHGSVQAAVTALAHWFGSMKGLSKAYNFFVGSWNGWPWKPLISKSCILPKHKFVLWLVAHRKLLTRDRLPYLSDKSCALCRLKDESVNHLFFECPTSKTIWSNVRSWLGMRKIMSSPSAVLTAFRGVYRGSSFLNKMRCVALAATVYHIWSIRNRLIFDNEAPNIQGVILKIKVQVFRSVPCAAEVIDFSN